In the genome of Candidatus Neptunochlamydia vexilliferae, one region contains:
- a CDS encoding radical SAM/SPASM domain-containing protein, giving the protein MNQKPGPWRITFDTNPDDCNLRCTMCEEHSIYSKCQIKRKEEGRPRRRMSIDLIRKVLEESQGSPLQEIIPSTMGEPLLFRDFDKIIDLCHEFNVKMNLTTNGTFPKYGAIEWAKKIVPIGSDVKISWNGATKKTSELIMIGSNFEQRLQNVRDFIAVRDKIAAEGGNFCRITFQLTFIETGLKEIPEVVKLAASLGVNRVKGHHLWVFTKEMEEESMRRSPEAIKRWNEIAIKAIEIAEIHRLPNGEKVLLENIYPLDETAQTELTPNGVCPFLGKEAWVSAEGRFGPCCAPDEDRKKLGDFGNLHDRSIQEIWKSGEYQELQKNYLNHSVCKRCNMRKPETEDSELTSHCNSK; this is encoded by the coding sequence ATGAATCAAAAACCCGGCCCCTGGCGCATCACCTTTGATACGAACCCGGATGACTGTAACCTCCGCTGTACAATGTGTGAGGAACACTCCATCTATAGTAAATGTCAGATCAAGCGGAAGGAAGAAGGGCGTCCTCGGAGAAGGATGAGTATCGATCTCATCCGAAAAGTCTTGGAAGAATCTCAAGGATCCCCTCTTCAGGAAATTATCCCCTCTACCATGGGAGAACCTCTCCTATTTCGAGATTTTGATAAGATTATCGATCTCTGTCATGAGTTCAACGTTAAAATGAACCTGACAACTAATGGGACCTTCCCTAAATATGGAGCAATCGAGTGGGCAAAAAAAATTGTTCCAATCGGTTCTGATGTAAAAATCTCTTGGAATGGAGCAACGAAAAAGACCTCAGAACTGATCATGATTGGCTCCAACTTCGAACAAAGGCTCCAAAATGTCCGTGATTTTATTGCGGTACGAGATAAGATTGCTGCGGAAGGAGGGAATTTTTGCCGGATCACCTTCCAGCTAACCTTCATTGAAACGGGTCTAAAAGAGATCCCTGAAGTGGTGAAACTTGCCGCTTCTCTCGGTGTAAACCGTGTGAAAGGCCACCACCTTTGGGTCTTTACCAAAGAAATGGAAGAGGAGTCAATGCGACGAAGTCCAGAGGCAATTAAGCGGTGGAATGAGATTGCGATAAAGGCAATCGAAATAGCAGAAATTCACCGTTTACCTAATGGAGAAAAGGTTCTCCTTGAAAACATTTACCCCCTCGATGAAACAGCTCAAACCGAGCTGACCCCTAACGGGGTCTGCCCTTTCCTAGGAAAAGAGGCTTGGGTATCTGCAGAAGGGCGCTTTGGCCCCTGCTGCGCCCCTGATGAAGACCGAAAGAAACTGGGAGACTTTGGAAATCTCCATGACCGCTCCATTCAAGAGATCTGGAAAAGCGGAGAGTACCAAGAGCTCCAAAAAAACTATCTTAACCATAGCGTTTGCAAACGGTGCAATATGAGAAAACCTGAAACTGAAGATTCGGAGCTTACATCTCATTGTAACAGCAAATAA
- a CDS encoding sulfotransferase family protein, translated as MYDPLSAHEPKQLIVVLGMHRSGTSLVTKGLETLGVDLGTQLLPGQEDNPQGYFEDTDIGAFNETVLYLLKLSCDSIKNYPEHIPNRKILIEYGVDLIQKKMEKKQLFGFKDPRTARNMSLWKDIFAACPELNVQYVCIVRNPMSVTQSLLKRNGIDPTRSYYLWLQYYVSALSEVDPIFISYEELMRNPEDQVKRLGEKLGLGLGENGEDRVRSFANQYVTPSFQHHLYSLEDLNQERDLPNQVAMLYQELLKVCLDEAEDQRALSLAHQIGQDLMNMGSLFKMIDQKCQIGETRKYRFFDLLEDLICCYNEM; from the coding sequence TTGTATGATCCCCTGAGTGCTCATGAACCGAAACAGCTCATTGTGGTCTTAGGGATGCACCGCTCGGGTACCAGTTTGGTGACCAAGGGATTGGAGACTCTAGGAGTTGATCTGGGAACTCAACTGCTTCCCGGCCAAGAAGACAACCCACAAGGCTATTTTGAAGATACCGATATCGGGGCCTTTAATGAAACGGTTCTCTACCTTCTCAAGCTATCTTGTGACTCCATTAAAAACTATCCAGAACATATTCCCAATCGAAAAATACTGATCGAATATGGGGTGGATCTCATCCAGAAAAAGATGGAAAAGAAACAGCTGTTTGGTTTCAAAGACCCACGAACAGCAAGAAATATGTCGTTATGGAAGGATATTTTTGCTGCTTGCCCAGAGCTAAATGTTCAGTATGTTTGCATTGTTAGAAACCCTATGAGTGTGACTCAATCTTTACTGAAAAGAAATGGGATTGATCCCACTCGCTCTTACTACCTTTGGCTTCAATATTATGTTTCTGCTCTTTCTGAGGTGGATCCTATTTTTATAAGCTATGAGGAGCTTATGAGAAATCCAGAGGATCAAGTGAAGCGGCTAGGTGAAAAGCTTGGTTTAGGATTAGGGGAAAATGGGGAAGATCGAGTCAGGTCCTTTGCTAACCAATACGTGACCCCTTCTTTCCAGCACCATCTCTATTCACTAGAGGATCTCAATCAAGAAAGAGACCTTCCCAATCAAGTGGCTATGTTATATCAGGAGTTGTTGAAGGTCTGTTTAGATGAAGCTGAAGATCAAAGGGCTTTGAGTCTTGCTCATCAGATAGGCCAAGATCTCATGAATATGGGGTCATTATTCAAGATGATTGATCAGAAGTGTCAAATTGGAGAGACCAGGAAGTACCGCTTCTTTGACCTTCTTGAAGATCTTATTTGCTGTTACAATGAGATGTAA
- a CDS encoding ABC transporter ATP-binding protein encodes MSDSCAISYKRILGFLKSSLFPERGKIIAIFLLSICWSSREILVPYLLKCLVDSFLLIESGQQAQPLITLLASMVGVWIIMEICMRIQGAFLLKTLPKVKAGIRTKILERIKSYPYSYFSSEMTGNLSERISGASQGVETLLSIVLVTFVPICALLIASLILLLNIHLLIGIIFSMWLVLHFFITWKMGRSSLPKNQGLAQAKTTLSGKIVDLLANMYVVQSFSRQVYEKKFLQSYEEKVIAQSVKAGKHLEKARLGLGVSGIVILILALMTSFIGWKQGWVSAGEMTFIVVLLLNLTGYLWYMSMEIVRFFEEYGIVLQHFQSILGVSLPKRPRWLEQPSFSGSTLSIKNLYHGFKDGEDVLVDINFSVRAGEKIILSGMSGSGKTTLINLILGHYPLNRGDIFLGNQRITDIPLDVLRAKIGVVPQNPSLFHRTVEENILYGKLGASNQEMIEAAKIAGCHEFIMGMELGYETVVGEKGDRLSGGQKQRIAVARALLKKAPFLILDEPTASMDQKTEEALMKGLSEHLLGTTVILITHQLHLSKYVDRVITLAG; translated from the coding sequence ATGAGTGATTCGTGTGCTATAAGTTATAAGAGGATCCTTGGATTCTTAAAAAGCTCTCTTTTTCCTGAAAGAGGGAAAATCATCGCTATCTTTCTATTGAGTATTTGCTGGTCATCAAGAGAAATCCTAGTCCCTTATTTACTTAAGTGTCTTGTGGACAGCTTTCTCCTCATTGAATCAGGCCAGCAGGCTCAGCCTCTCATCACTCTTTTAGCTTCTATGGTTGGTGTGTGGATCATAATGGAGATTTGCATGCGCATTCAAGGGGCTTTTCTTTTAAAAACCCTTCCAAAGGTAAAAGCAGGGATCAGGACAAAGATTTTAGAAAGAATAAAAAGCTATCCTTATAGCTATTTTTCAAGCGAGATGACAGGAAATCTTTCCGAAAGGATCTCTGGGGCTTCTCAAGGGGTCGAAACGTTACTATCCATTGTCCTTGTGACTTTTGTCCCTATTTGTGCGCTTTTGATTGCCTCCCTGATTCTCTTACTCAATATTCACCTTCTTATAGGGATAATATTTTCGATGTGGCTGGTGCTTCACTTTTTCATCACTTGGAAAATGGGGCGCTCTTCTCTTCCTAAAAACCAAGGTTTAGCTCAAGCAAAAACCACGCTGAGCGGTAAAATCGTGGATCTCTTAGCCAATATGTATGTGGTTCAGTCGTTTAGCCGGCAAGTTTATGAAAAGAAGTTCCTTCAGTCCTATGAAGAGAAGGTTATTGCTCAATCGGTAAAGGCTGGAAAGCATCTTGAAAAAGCGAGACTTGGTTTAGGAGTATCGGGAATTGTGATTCTCATCCTTGCACTAATGACAAGCTTCATCGGCTGGAAACAGGGGTGGGTTTCCGCAGGAGAGATGACATTTATTGTTGTGTTGCTTCTTAATTTAACCGGTTACTTATGGTATATGAGCATGGAGATCGTTAGGTTTTTTGAGGAATACGGCATTGTCCTTCAGCATTTTCAGTCTATTTTAGGTGTTTCTCTTCCCAAGAGGCCTCGATGGCTGGAACAGCCTTCTTTCTCGGGCTCTACTCTTTCTATTAAAAACCTTTACCATGGATTTAAAGATGGTGAGGATGTTTTAGTAGATATTAACTTTTCCGTTAGGGCTGGAGAGAAGATTATTCTATCCGGAATGTCGGGTTCGGGAAAGACTACATTAATTAATCTTATATTAGGGCATTATCCGCTCAATAGGGGAGATATTTTTCTTGGAAATCAGAGAATTACCGACATACCACTAGATGTCTTAAGAGCTAAAATTGGAGTGGTTCCACAAAACCCCTCCCTTTTCCACCGTACGGTAGAGGAAAATATTCTTTATGGTAAGCTTGGAGCATCTAACCAAGAGATGATAGAAGCTGCAAAAATTGCAGGGTGCCATGAGTTTATCATGGGAATGGAGTTGGGATATGAGACAGTGGTCGGAGAAAAAGGAGACCGACTATCAGGAGGTCAAAAGCAGCGGATTGCAGTCGCAAGAGCCCTTTTAAAAAAAGCTCCATTTCTGATCCTGGATGAACCCACAGCTTCGATGGATCAAAAGACCGAAGAAGCCTTAATGAAAGGTCTTTCAGAGCACCTTTTGGGAACAACGGTGATTTTGATCACACATCAACTTCACTTATCAAAATATGTAGATAGGGTGATCACATTAGCAGGTTAA
- a CDS encoding glycosyltransferase family A protein yields METQNQTFTVVVTGRCALPFAKDCLGSIQAQSPPCQLKIIYVDDASEYNPLEKEELYEYLNHVDGEALFLDTRHYQIGALSRAIPQIKDKNTIVCLIDGDDYLLPHALSTLTTAYSDPNIVMTYGNVLIDFRPYQDLQSFYFHDKKTVNTPYPLSVWKKRTFREDGFRCFHLRSFKRWLWDYIDPKDFLRPSGDFFHASGDSAFIFPMLELLADPKHVAFIEKPLYIYRLHNGNVHNHDKKSQREDLEYLRFKKTPYLPLNRELLRSFLNH; encoded by the coding sequence TTGGAAACTCAAAATCAAACATTTACAGTTGTTGTTACAGGCCGATGCGCCCTTCCTTTTGCAAAGGACTGTCTCGGATCTATTCAGGCACAATCCCCCCCCTGCCAATTAAAAATCATCTATGTCGATGATGCCTCAGAATATAACCCTCTGGAAAAAGAAGAGCTTTATGAATACCTAAATCATGTAGATGGTGAAGCTCTTTTCTTAGATACAAGACATTACCAGATTGGGGCTCTTTCTCGAGCAATTCCACAAATCAAAGACAAAAATACAATTGTCTGCCTTATAGATGGAGATGATTACCTTCTTCCTCATGCTCTTAGTACCCTTACAACAGCCTATTCGGACCCCAATATTGTGATGACCTATGGAAATGTCCTTATTGACTTCCGTCCTTATCAAGACCTGCAATCCTTTTACTTCCATGATAAAAAAACGGTGAATACCCCCTATCCTCTAAGTGTTTGGAAAAAACGTACCTTTAGGGAAGATGGATTTCGATGCTTCCACCTAAGATCTTTTAAACGTTGGCTTTGGGACTACATTGACCCTAAAGATTTCCTCCGTCCCTCTGGAGACTTTTTTCATGCATCGGGTGATAGCGCTTTTATTTTCCCAATGCTGGAGCTTTTAGCCGACCCAAAACATGTTGCATTTATTGAAAAGCCTCTTTACATTTACCGTCTACATAATGGCAACGTCCATAATCATGACAAAAAAAGTCAAAGGGAAGACTTAGAATACCTCCGCTTCAAAAAAACTCCCTACCTTCCCCTAAACCGAGAGCTTCTTCGCTCTTTTTTAAATCACTAA
- the asnB gene encoding asparagine synthase (glutamine-hydrolyzing), whose product MCGISGYIGNNLNQGALSERIKEACEQIRHRGPDSQGYFIDSGVALGATRLAIRDPALGKQPISYRGFTLVFNGELYDTNPLKKKLKRKGYFLKTTCDTELFLYAFIEYGVAILPELNGMFAFAVWDQNKRTLYLGRDRWGEKPLYFTAQKDFIAFSSEISALKVWPTIEWTPRLEDLNLFLQNSYIPGNRTGWKDIFKLEPATFLMWNEEKLEKKTYFFPSLEQKESHPERLYSILNKSVKDCLISDKPVGIFLSGGLDSTTIATLASQHTTDLTLFSIDWENLGFSEKTYISEAVKQLNIKHFKTYCPPSFIENHFEQLVKIYGEPFADESMFPCYCLAHLAKKHVDVVLTGDGADEFFHGYERYFYEGSNADYHDIFSAMPFVIRKSIYSEDLKSFLRSNSDYGDSHSFQLRPYRARSWNDIHTYLPNDILTKMDRATMGVGLEARAPFLMPAITNFALSCPDSSLIGTTCQGKKILRQAMKHIVPDSILKRKKMGFGVPFNEWFCSPLKDWMISRILEGKLIQTGWFSTQGLNELITTHLSGEKNVSRSLLNLLVLETWLSIN is encoded by the coding sequence ATGTGTGGAATTTCTGGATACATAGGGAATAACTTAAACCAAGGTGCTCTAAGCGAAAGGATCAAAGAGGCCTGTGAGCAAATACGTCATAGAGGACCAGATAGTCAAGGCTATTTCATCGATTCTGGTGTCGCATTAGGAGCGACAAGACTGGCTATTCGTGATCCTGCTTTAGGAAAGCAACCTATTTCTTATCGTGGTTTTACACTTGTATTTAATGGAGAACTCTATGATACCAATCCCCTAAAAAAGAAACTCAAAAGAAAAGGGTATTTTCTTAAAACAACATGCGATACAGAGCTCTTCCTCTATGCTTTTATCGAGTACGGTGTGGCAATCCTCCCCGAGCTTAATGGAATGTTTGCTTTTGCAGTTTGGGATCAAAATAAAAGAACCCTCTACTTAGGGAGGGATCGATGGGGGGAAAAACCTCTCTATTTTACAGCTCAAAAAGATTTTATTGCCTTTAGTTCAGAAATCAGCGCGCTCAAGGTTTGGCCTACAATTGAGTGGACGCCACGCTTAGAAGACTTAAATTTATTTCTCCAAAATAGTTATATTCCAGGAAATAGAACAGGCTGGAAAGACATTTTTAAGCTAGAGCCAGCAACTTTTCTGATGTGGAACGAAGAGAAACTAGAAAAGAAAACCTACTTTTTCCCCTCTTTAGAGCAAAAAGAAAGCCATCCAGAAAGGCTCTATTCTATCCTTAATAAAAGCGTTAAAGACTGCCTAATTTCTGATAAACCTGTTGGGATTTTTCTAAGTGGAGGCCTCGACTCAACAACCATTGCCACTCTAGCCTCTCAACATACCACCGACCTGACTCTTTTTTCGATCGACTGGGAAAACCTTGGTTTCTCAGAAAAGACCTATATTTCTGAAGCTGTTAAACAGCTTAATATTAAACATTTTAAAACCTATTGCCCTCCCTCTTTTATCGAAAACCATTTTGAGCAGCTCGTCAAAATCTATGGGGAACCTTTCGCCGATGAATCGATGTTTCCTTGTTATTGCCTCGCACACCTTGCTAAGAAACATGTCGACGTGGTCTTAACAGGCGATGGTGCCGATGAATTTTTTCATGGATATGAACGTTACTTCTATGAGGGAAGCAATGCAGACTATCACGACATCTTTTCTGCAATGCCTTTTGTTATTCGGAAATCTATCTATAGTGAAGACCTCAAGAGCTTTTTACGCTCAAATAGCGATTATGGGGATAGTCATTCCTTTCAACTTCGACCTTATAGAGCACGCTCTTGGAATGATATCCATACCTACCTTCCTAATGATATCCTGACAAAGATGGATCGAGCAACCATGGGAGTGGGACTAGAAGCAAGAGCTCCTTTCCTCATGCCAGCGATTACTAACTTTGCTTTAAGTTGCCCAGATTCTTCCTTAATAGGCACAACTTGCCAAGGGAAAAAAATCCTTAGGCAAGCAATGAAACACATCGTGCCTGATTCTATCTTGAAACGAAAAAAAATGGGATTTGGGGTCCCGTTTAATGAATGGTTTTGCTCACCATTAAAAGATTGGATGATCTCACGGATCCTCGAAGGAAAATTAATCCAAACAGGATGGTTTTCAACTCAGGGTTTAAACGAACTCATCACCACCCATCTATCAGGAGAAAAAAATGTTTCCCGCTCATTGCTAAACCTTCTTGTTCTAGAGACATGGCTATCGATCAACTGA